A window of Ruminococcus champanellensis 18P13 = JCM 17042 contains these coding sequences:
- a CDS encoding valine--tRNA ligase yields the protein MRKELAKSYSPKDFEDKIYAYWMDNHCFHAEVDRTKNPYTIVIPPPNITGQLHMGHALDETLQDILIRYRRMQGYCTLWLPGTDHASIATEAKIVEAMRKEGITKDDIGRDGFLKRAWAWKEQYGGRIVEQLKKLGSSCDWERERFTMDEGCNRAVREVFVRYYEEGLIYRGERIINWCPHCHTSISNAEVEFEEQDGFFWHLRYPLSDGSGYLELATTRPETLLGDTAVAVNPKDERYKQYVGKTVVLPLVGREIPVVADSYVDMEFGTGVVKITPAHDPNDFEVGRRHDLPVINVMTDDAKIIADYPKYAGMDRYEARKAIVADLEAGGYLIQVEPHAHNVGTCYRCGTTVEPRVSLQWFVKMEELAKPAIDVVRSGKIKFVPERFDKNYFNWMEDIRDWCISRQLWWGHQIPAFYCDDCGELVVTKEDTAVCPKCGKPMRQDPDTLDTWFSSALWPFSTLGWPDHTEELDYFYPTSTLVTGYDIITFWVSRMIVAGMAHMKEIPFDTVLIHGLVRDSQGRKMSKSLGNGIDPLEVIDQYGADALRFMLATGNAPGNDMRYMDEKVKASRNFANKLWNASRFIMMNLPEDYELTGLPESLTIEDKWILTRFNDLCKAVTENLDKFELGIAVSKLYDFIWDVYCDWYIELTKPRIMAGGATKESAQAVLVWVMQGMLKLLHPFMPFITEEIWQALTGGKTPIMLERYPEFDPALDYRADADAFEKVIAAISAIRNLRTSMNVPPSVKAKVCIETQDQELFRSCGMFFEKLAFASGVEVASGFTMEDAATAVTDACRIFIPMDELVDKEKELARLEKERAAVQKDLDFLGGKLNNQGFLAKAPAKLIEAEQAKLAKAKDKMEKIMQSIAGLKK from the coding sequence ATGCGCAAGGAGCTTGCAAAATCCTACAGTCCCAAGGACTTTGAGGATAAGATTTATGCTTACTGGATGGACAACCACTGCTTCCACGCAGAGGTTGACCGGACAAAGAACCCCTATACCATTGTCATCCCCCCTCCGAACATCACCGGTCAGCTGCATATGGGACATGCACTGGACGAAACCTTGCAGGATATTCTGATCCGGTACCGCCGGATGCAGGGCTACTGCACTCTGTGGCTGCCCGGTACGGATCATGCTTCTATTGCAACAGAGGCAAAGATTGTAGAGGCGATGCGGAAAGAGGGCATCACCAAGGACGATATCGGCAGAGACGGCTTTTTAAAGCGTGCCTGGGCATGGAAGGAGCAGTACGGCGGCAGAATCGTAGAGCAGCTCAAGAAGCTGGGCTCCTCCTGCGACTGGGAGCGGGAGCGTTTTACCATGGACGAGGGCTGCAACCGGGCTGTCCGGGAGGTGTTCGTCCGGTATTATGAAGAAGGTCTGATCTACCGGGGAGAACGGATCATCAACTGGTGCCCTCACTGCCACACTTCCATTTCCAATGCAGAGGTGGAATTTGAGGAGCAGGACGGCTTCTTCTGGCACCTGCGGTATCCGCTTTCTGACGGCAGCGGTTATCTGGAGCTTGCCACCACCCGTCCGGAGACCCTGCTGGGTGATACGGCAGTGGCAGTGAACCCGAAGGATGAACGCTACAAGCAGTATGTGGGCAAGACCGTGGTTCTGCCTTTGGTTGGCAGAGAAATCCCGGTGGTTGCAGACAGCTATGTGGATATGGAATTTGGTACCGGCGTTGTAAAGATCACACCTGCCCATGACCCCAACGACTTTGAGGTGGGCAGACGGCATGATCTGCCGGTAATCAATGTGATGACCGATGATGCCAAGATTATTGCGGATTACCCCAAGTATGCGGGTATGGATCGGTATGAAGCCCGGAAAGCCATTGTGGCAGACCTGGAGGCAGGAGGCTATCTGATTCAGGTGGAGCCTCATGCTCACAACGTAGGCACCTGCTACCGGTGCGGCACCACCGTAGAGCCGAGAGTATCCCTCCAGTGGTTTGTGAAGATGGAGGAGCTTGCAAAGCCTGCTATTGACGTGGTGCGCAGCGGAAAGATCAAGTTTGTGCCGGAGCGTTTTGACAAGAACTACTTTAACTGGATGGAGGATATCCGGGACTGGTGCATTTCCCGTCAGCTTTGGTGGGGACATCAGATTCCTGCCTTTTACTGTGATGATTGCGGCGAGCTGGTAGTCACCAAGGAGGATACGGCGGTTTGCCCCAAGTGCGGCAAGCCCATGCGGCAGGATCCGGATACTCTGGATACCTGGTTCTCCTCTGCTTTGTGGCCCTTCTCCACGTTGGGCTGGCCGGATCATACCGAGGAACTGGATTACTTCTATCCCACTTCTACTTTGGTTACCGGTTATGACATCATCACTTTCTGGGTATCCCGTATGATCGTTGCCGGTATGGCGCACATGAAGGAGATCCCCTTTGACACGGTGCTGATCCACGGTCTGGTGCGGGATTCCCAGGGCAGAAAGATGTCCAAGTCCCTGGGCAACGGCATTGACCCCCTGGAGGTCATTGACCAGTACGGTGCGGATGCCCTTCGGTTCATGCTGGCAACGGGCAATGCGCCGGGCAATGATATGCGCTACATGGACGAAAAGGTGAAGGCGTCCCGGAACTTTGCCAACAAGCTGTGGAATGCTTCCCGGTTTATTATGATGAATCTGCCGGAGGATTACGAGCTTACCGGTCTGCCGGAAAGCCTGACCATTGAGGATAAGTGGATTCTGACCCGGTTCAATGACCTGTGCAAGGCGGTTACCGAGAATCTGGACAAGTTTGAGTTGGGCATTGCAGTTTCCAAGCTGTACGATTTCATCTGGGATGTATACTGTGACTGGTACATTGAGCTGACCAAGCCCCGTATCATGGCTGGCGGCGCAACCAAGGAAAGCGCCCAGGCGGTTCTGGTTTGGGTAATGCAGGGCATGCTGAAGCTGCTGCATCCCTTTATGCCCTTTATTACCGAGGAAATCTGGCAGGCGCTTACCGGCGGCAAGACTCCCATTATGCTGGAGCGTTATCCGGAATTTGACCCGGCTCTGGATTACCGGGCGGATGCGGATGCCTTTGAAAAGGTGATCGCAGCCATCTCTGCAATCCGGAATCTGCGTACCTCCATGAACGTTCCGCCTTCTGTAAAGGCGAAGGTATGCATCGAGACCCAGGATCAGGAGCTGTTCCGTTCCTGCGGCATGTTCTTTGAAAAGCTGGCGTTTGCATCCGGCGTGGAAGTGGCATCCGGCTTTACCATGGAGGATGCAGCGACCGCAGTAACCGATGCCTGCCGGATCTTCATCCCCATGGATGAACTGGTGGACAAGGAAAAGGAACTGGCACGGCTGGAAAAGGAGCGTGCAGCCGTACAGAAGGATCTGGACTTCCTTGGGGGCAAGCTCAACAACCAGGGCTTCCTGGCAAAGGCTCCTGCAAAGCTGATTGAGGCGGAGCAGGCAAAGCTCGCAAAGGCAAAGGACAAAATGGAAAAGATCATGCAGTCCATTGCAGGACTGAAAAAATAA